In the genome of Macadamia integrifolia cultivar HAES 741 unplaced genomic scaffold, SCU_Mint_v3 scaffold_15A, whole genome shotgun sequence, one region contains:
- the LOC122070956 gene encoding protein HEADING DATE REPRESSOR 1, producing the protein MELSNSEQRKPEGRVDGFSPISPTRIFWNSRKRSANRQNLDKATEETTIKHEEEQEPMVTESPQDSVATPMALSERRKALFEPLEPAKNIPGLRPSAEVLLPPPDFDSASYPKGWLIGKKRKLVNVDVVESMRRVAVHEMNRKDREIDGLNEQLEVDAQCLEHLQLQLLEERRKRAEVERENAMLHNEISMLMNMLQQENEGTDAEGTEDS; encoded by the exons aTGGAACTCTCAAATTCAGAACAGAGAAAGCCAGAAGGGAGAGTGGATGGGTTCTCCCCCATTTCCCCTACCCGTATTTTCTGGAATTCTAGGAAACGATCAG CCAATCGTCAGAATTTGGATAAGGCAACAGAAGAAACAACCATTAAACATGAGGAGGAACAGGAACCTATGGTTACTGAGAGTCCACAAGATTCAGTAGCCACCCCAATGGCTCTTTCGGAGCGTCGAAAGGCTCTCTTTGAACCTCTGGAACCCGCGAAGAACATCCCTGGTCTGCGACCATCGGCTGAAGTCCTACTACCCCCACCAGATTTTGACTCTGCAAGCTACCCCAAAGGCTGGTTGATTGGAAAGAAACGCAAGCTTGTAAATGTAGATGTTGTGGAAAGTATGCGTCGGGTTGCTGTTCATGAAATGAACAGAAAG GACAGGGAAATTGATGGGTTGAATGAGCAGTTAGAGGTGGATGCCCAATGCTTAGAACATCTTCAGCTTCAATTACTGGAAGAGCGGCGTAAACGGGctgaagtagagagagaaaatgcaATGCTGCATAATGAGATATCCATGTTGatgaatatgttgcagcagGAGAATGAAGGAACGGATGCAGAAGGTACAGAGGATTCTTAA
- the LOC122070955 gene encoding uncharacterized protein LOC122070955 isoform X2: MVQLMNSGDLRPESESSCRNKFPVKLEIGDPLDEEHVSINKRAKLSTPPPPQQWNSGSGVCTIPPLQYNPLDEPSPLGLRLKKSPSFLDLIQMRLSQGNGSTVTSGSLEVGKKKDGKSAAAPGATDKLKASNFPASLLRIGTWECISRYEGDLVAKCYFAKHKLVWEVLEGGLKSKIEIQWSDIMALKANCPDNGPGTLDIVLARQPLFFKETNPQPRKHTLWQATSDFTGGQASIQRRHFLQCPQGLLIKHFEKLIQCDPRLNMLSQQPEIVLDSPYFETRGSVFEDPDESKCQGFDPLNSGYVAPFPGFRDEASPSATQSSTSKGELLDPVGRPPSPGRVLFETSSPSSETGSSEAEESKGVNQWDQLKVPGLVSSMSMSDLVSHIGHCLSEQINSGNSLLSGEGLPGKDMLEEIAQYLLSDSQFTSASDEKSLMSRVDSLCCLLQKDPATVQNLQFSSEGDVTDAGKDGLPNSSHDLKPEIKAMSELPVVEGESHESSSCKQTPSMSRKDSVGDLLLNLPRIASMPHFLFNISEDGENQAR, encoded by the exons ATGGTTCAGTTGATGAATTCTGGTGATCTCCGACCGGAGTCGGAGTCTTCGTGTCGGAATAAGTTTCCGGTGAAGTTGGAGATCGGAGACCCATTGGATGAAGAGCACGTTTCTATCAACAAGCGAGCCAAGCTCTccactcctcctcctcctcagcaG TGGAACTCTGGAAGTGGCGTATGTACGATCCCGCCTTTACAGTACAACCCACTTGATGAGCCTAGTCCGTTGGGTCTGAGATTGAAGAAGAGTCCCTCATTTTTGGATTTAATTCAAATGAGGCTCTCTCAAGGGAATGGTTCAACAGTAACCAGTGGAAGTCTTGAAGtagggaaaaagaaggatggtAAAAGTGCTGCTGCTCCGGGAGCTACTGATAAGCTCAAGGCTTCCAATTTTCCTGCTTCGCTTTTAAGAATTGGAACTTGGGAG TGTATATCAAGATATGAAGGTGATCTTGTTGCGAAGTGTTACTTTGCGAAGCATAAGCTTGTTTGGGAGGTTCTTGAAGGTGGCCTTAAGAGTAAGATAGAAATTCAGTGGTCAGATATCATGGCTTTGAAAGCAAACTGCCCAGATAACGGACCTGGGACCTTGGATATAGTG CTGGCCAGACAGCCTCTTTTCTTTAAGGAGACCAATCCGCAGCCTAGGAAGCACACCCTATGGCAGGCAACTTCAGATTTCACTGGTGGACAAGCAAGCATACAGAG ACGACATTTTCTGCAGTGCCCACAAGGATTATTGATCAAGCATTTTGAAAAGCTTATCCAATGTGATCCTCGTCTGAATATGCTGAGCCAACAGCCAGAAATAGTGTTAGATTCTCCATACTTTGAAACCAGAGGTTCTGTTTTCGAGGACCCAGATGAATCTAAATGCCAAGGTTTTGATCCACTGAACAGTGGATATGTAGCCCCTTTCCCTGGGTTCCGGGATGAAGCATCGCCATCTGCTACCCAGTCATCTACCTCAAAAGGTGAACTTCTAGATCCTGTCGGGAGACCACCATCACCAGGTCGTGTGCTTTTTGAAACTTCTTCTCCTAGCTCAG AAACTGGAAGCAGTGAAGCTGAGGAATCAAAAGGGGTTAACCAGTGGGACCAATTGAAAGTTCCTGGACTTGTTTCTTCCATGTCTATGAGTGATCTTGTGAGCCACATTGGACATTGTTTATCAGAACAGATCAACTCTGGCAATTCTCTCCTCTCTGGCGAAGGATTACCGGGCAAGGACATGCTGGAGGAAATTGCCCAATACTTGCTCAGTGACTCTCAGTTTACGTCAGCCTCTGATGAGAAGTCCCTCATGTCAAGAGTCGATTCCCTTTGTTGTCTTCTACAGAAGGATCCTGCTACAGTGCAAAACTTGCAGTTTAGCAGCGAAGGTGATGTGACTGATGCGGGCAAGGATGGTTTACCCAACTCCTCCCATGACTTGAAGCCAGAGATTAAGGCCATGTCTGAACTTCCAGTGGTTGAAGGGGAATCTCATGAATCGTCTAGTTGTAAGCAAACTCCATCTATGTCAAGGAAAGACTCAGTTGGGGATTTGCTGCTTAATCTCCCGCGAATTGCATCTATGCCTCATTTCTTGTTCAACATCTCAGAAGATGGTGAGAATCAAGCAAGATAA
- the LOC122070955 gene encoding uncharacterized protein LOC122070955 isoform X1 — translation MVQLMNSGDLRPESESSCRNKFPVKLEIGDPLDEEHVSINKRAKLSTPPPPQQWNSGSGVCTIPPLQYNPLDEPSPLGLRLKKSPSFLDLIQMRLSQGNGSTVTSGSLEVGKKKDGKSAAAPGATDKLKASNFPASLLRIGTWECISRYEGDLVAKCYFAKHKLVWEVLEGGLKSKIEIQWSDIMALKANCPDNGPGTLDIVLARQPLFFKETNPQPRKHTLWQATSDFTGGQASIQRRHFLQCPQGLLIKHFEKLIQCDPRLNMLSQQPEIVLDSPYFETRGSVFEDPDESKCQGFDPLNSGYVAPFPGFRDEASPSATQSSTSKGELLDPVGRPPSPGRVLFETSSPSSEVGSCLNLTEPDLSFLCDNGYWTIEETGSSEAEESKGVNQWDQLKVPGLVSSMSMSDLVSHIGHCLSEQINSGNSLLSGEGLPGKDMLEEIAQYLLSDSQFTSASDEKSLMSRVDSLCCLLQKDPATVQNLQFSSEGDVTDAGKDGLPNSSHDLKPEIKAMSELPVVEGESHESSSCKQTPSMSRKDSVGDLLLNLPRIASMPHFLFNISEDGENQAR, via the exons ATGGTTCAGTTGATGAATTCTGGTGATCTCCGACCGGAGTCGGAGTCTTCGTGTCGGAATAAGTTTCCGGTGAAGTTGGAGATCGGAGACCCATTGGATGAAGAGCACGTTTCTATCAACAAGCGAGCCAAGCTCTccactcctcctcctcctcagcaG TGGAACTCTGGAAGTGGCGTATGTACGATCCCGCCTTTACAGTACAACCCACTTGATGAGCCTAGTCCGTTGGGTCTGAGATTGAAGAAGAGTCCCTCATTTTTGGATTTAATTCAAATGAGGCTCTCTCAAGGGAATGGTTCAACAGTAACCAGTGGAAGTCTTGAAGtagggaaaaagaaggatggtAAAAGTGCTGCTGCTCCGGGAGCTACTGATAAGCTCAAGGCTTCCAATTTTCCTGCTTCGCTTTTAAGAATTGGAACTTGGGAG TGTATATCAAGATATGAAGGTGATCTTGTTGCGAAGTGTTACTTTGCGAAGCATAAGCTTGTTTGGGAGGTTCTTGAAGGTGGCCTTAAGAGTAAGATAGAAATTCAGTGGTCAGATATCATGGCTTTGAAAGCAAACTGCCCAGATAACGGACCTGGGACCTTGGATATAGTG CTGGCCAGACAGCCTCTTTTCTTTAAGGAGACCAATCCGCAGCCTAGGAAGCACACCCTATGGCAGGCAACTTCAGATTTCACTGGTGGACAAGCAAGCATACAGAG ACGACATTTTCTGCAGTGCCCACAAGGATTATTGATCAAGCATTTTGAAAAGCTTATCCAATGTGATCCTCGTCTGAATATGCTGAGCCAACAGCCAGAAATAGTGTTAGATTCTCCATACTTTGAAACCAGAGGTTCTGTTTTCGAGGACCCAGATGAATCTAAATGCCAAGGTTTTGATCCACTGAACAGTGGATATGTAGCCCCTTTCCCTGGGTTCCGGGATGAAGCATCGCCATCTGCTACCCAGTCATCTACCTCAAAAGGTGAACTTCTAGATCCTGTCGGGAGACCACCATCACCAGGTCGTGTGCTTTTTGAAACTTCTTCTCCTAGCTCAG AAGTGGGTTCTTGTCTAAACCTTACTGAGCCTGATTTATCTTTCTTATGTGATAATGGATACTGGACTATTGAAGAAACTGGAAGCAGTGAAGCTGAGGAATCAAAAGGGGTTAACCAGTGGGACCAATTGAAAGTTCCTGGACTTGTTTCTTCCATGTCTATGAGTGATCTTGTGAGCCACATTGGACATTGTTTATCAGAACAGATCAACTCTGGCAATTCTCTCCTCTCTGGCGAAGGATTACCGGGCAAGGACATGCTGGAGGAAATTGCCCAATACTTGCTCAGTGACTCTCAGTTTACGTCAGCCTCTGATGAGAAGTCCCTCATGTCAAGAGTCGATTCCCTTTGTTGTCTTCTACAGAAGGATCCTGCTACAGTGCAAAACTTGCAGTTTAGCAGCGAAGGTGATGTGACTGATGCGGGCAAGGATGGTTTACCCAACTCCTCCCATGACTTGAAGCCAGAGATTAAGGCCATGTCTGAACTTCCAGTGGTTGAAGGGGAATCTCATGAATCGTCTAGTTGTAAGCAAACTCCATCTATGTCAAGGAAAGACTCAGTTGGGGATTTGCTGCTTAATCTCCCGCGAATTGCATCTATGCCTCATTTCTTGTTCAACATCTCAGAAGATGGTGAGAATCAAGCAAGATAA